CATGTGGGCCGACTGCTTCTTTGGGTCATCGGGATAAAGTGCACGTGAGCTTTGTTATGTGGAACGTGTTGCATTCTGGGCTTTTTTAATTGTCCAACGTGGTTTAACTGGCCCATTTGaatagtttttattattaagatTAAGATAAATGCTAGTCCCACAAACGGGAATCCCAACTGAGGATCGTAGGGGTGGATTTCGACTTTGACGAAGTCAAAATGCCCAGTTCCAACTTCAATTGGAGTTGGAGTTTGACTTCGATCTAAGTTCTTAGGGTTAGAGTTGAAGTTAGAATATTGGAGGTAAAGGTATAATCGGTCCGATCCGATttagttttggataaaatttagaactgaactaattttatatttttcaaaatcgattataCACCGGTTATTCTCCTAAACTAATACTCCGATTTTACGAATTTCTGATCCGGTTCGGTCCCCTTTTTCtgttttaatgtattatattatattttatataatatatataatatagtatataatacattgtagtatattatagtatattataatatataatatataatgatatagtattagtataactattaatatgcactatataatattagtataactattaatacaataaacaaaatgatataagattttaaaatttaaaattatattaattaataatttatcatataatacaaaactatttgatatataattatatattatatacaatagaaaaaattataatgtatatataaaccggtttgattttagaaaaagaaaaatcgaaatcggaccgattttgaccagttttaagaaaaataaaatcggtaCCAGACCTAACCAAACTCGGGACTGGACTGATCCCATCGATTTGGTCCAGTCTAGTTCGGTTTACCCGTTCAcctatatatttttacactccTAGTCGAAGGTGATTGCCAAAATAcctaccaaaaataaaataaaatccagtGGTGAAGTGGAGAGATCCAATGGTGTTAGAGACCTAGCGACAACAGAAGCCTTAGAGACTTAAGGAATAAGATAAAAGTGAAGTGGAGAGAAGTAGAGATTAGATCCTACGAAGTGGAGTGAAGACCAAACCAAATCACCCatagaaagaaagaataaaaccaaatcaaattgCGATAATTATCCACATCAAGAAATTATATGCACAAATCAAGCTATAGAGACCTTGTAATGGGTCTGGCAGTCTATTACCCTCTCACAAtattaaggaaaagaaaacaagtAAGATACACATAAAAAGAATCAAGAAATTGAGCTGCTCTGCTCTCCCAGTCCTAGCTTTGTCATGTCTACCTCGTGCCATAGATTAGATATTGCAAAGAGTTGAAGAACAAGATGAGATGATGAATCTCTACGATTTCATGGCTTGTGGGGCTCTCCGTGAGCTTCTCCACAAAACAAAAGCAAGCCCACCACTTTGGCTCTTCCATGGAAGTCACGCTGCAAGATTTGCATTGGTGTCATCCGTTGGCCGTTGGCTGGAGTATCTTCTATCTTCACTATGGTGTGAAGAAGAGAATAAATGAGCGGAGGCGCTAGAGTggggaagagagaagagaggaaatgtATAGGGTTGTGGTTTTATTCTTTGAAAGAGATGAATATATACCCTATTAAAAATAGCGTCATTTAAGGTTTTCTAAAACAGAAATTGCAAAACAGGATATGTGGCATGAGGGGACTTGAACGTAGGTTCTATGAGAATTAAAACTGTGTCTCAACCATTAGGCCtttacattataatatataatatataagatataaataGTCGGAGATTATATAAGGCATAAATAGTTGGAGTTTGGAGCTAACAAGGCCTTCAAACTCTGACTAGTTACTTCGACTTTGACTCCGATTTTTGAAACCACAAACTCCATTAGAGTCGGAGGGTTATCAAAGCTCGGACGAAATCGAAGTATCAGAATCAGAGCTCGGacggaattttttattttttatttacttagtgattaaggtagtatttttttaataatattttaattttttttttttatttttaaaaaatatttaaaagtattaaacaGATACatgaaaatagaaacttttttgaACTTGAGGAGATCTCAATTGGGATTCCCCGTGTCTGGCTATAGAGCCACTCTAAGATTAATGATATGTACAAGTTTCAGACATGCAAATCTTACACAAGTTTTTGTTTCTgtctttatttttggttttggtttttggttttttttttttttttaatttatttttatatagatttctcccccttttttttttcaaatggagatCAATATCTGAGGTCTACACAAATCATTTTCGTTTGTAACAAAAAGAGACTATTGTCATTGTAATATTCATTcagattataataaaaattgctGCTTAGTGGGAGTGCTGATTTCCTCGAAAAATCAGTTTGAGTCAGTATAAAATTCCCCTTTCCTTCCTTCTCCTTTCCTATTTATTTCTTTCCAAACAGAATTCTACAATCACCAGTACAGAAAAGCAAGCTTGTGGCATAGCCTATGAGCACTAGGAACTCAAAGGAAAATAAGTACACATTACCAAGAATATCAGaagataaattacaaaatttgaatttcttttttcattttacaattttctttcatttttttcccctaAATTCAAGGTTCATGGCTGTTTACACGGCTGTGAAGCTCCAACATTTCTTGATGGTTGGGGTCTACAGAGAGTGCGGCTCGACAATCCCGGAGTGCGCCCAAAACATCACCGACGTTCTCACGGAATGCTGCCCGCAGGTGTAGAAGGTGAAGGTCTGCTTTGAATGCTATGGCTCTTGATAATTCAGCAATGGCTTCTTTTTCCTTGTGGCTGTCCATTAATACTGCGTTCCAACCAAAACAACAATATGAACTCCCATAACAGCTGAACgaaaagatgaataaaaaaaaaaaaaaatagcagcaCAAACAACACAGCACCCAAATTTAAAGGCTATAATTAGTACTGAATGTGACTTGACAGTAAATTTGAACCCAAAAAATATGCAGGCACAACTTGATAGGACTAAAAGGTGACAAAAGAAGTAATTCCACTATAAAACTAAAGGTGGTCCCATTCcccacttttattttatttgcaaaGAATTTtgcaaatttgaatttgaaaaaaaaaggttcccTTTTACTTTCAAAAGCCCGGGTGATAGTGTAACATGATCTTAAATCACCTGAAGAATGGCACTACAATGAAAAGACAATTTTTTAGCCAGGTCGATTTCTGCGCACGAGTGAATGCAATTTCTTCCACTCAACTATACACTAGTAACATTTAATTTGTGTGGTTGTTGTTTTCATCATCACCATCTACTAGAGATAGACCTTACAGAAATTTTTCACATTATTGAATTCATGGAGGTATGAGTGATTAAGAAGGGAGGGAAATCTAACCTGCAGCTCGATATTTGTAAGGGTATACCCGAAGCGGATCTAGTTGGGTGACCATCTCCAGATCTGCCTTTGTGAATTCACGATTGCAGTACTCAGACCTCTTCTCATAGGCAGATGCACTGTTCTGGGCCTTCTCAATCACTTTCGTCATTTCCTCATATGCAGCAGCCTTATCATTTCTGAGAAAATGAACCCGAGCAAGGCCCTGGTGGGCCCGGGTGTGCCGGATATTAAGAGCATTAATGTAACAATCAGCTGCCAAGTCTAACTTCCCACAGTCAACATAAACACTTCCTAGATTGTTCAATGCCTGCAAATGGAAATTTTAGGATTCACATAAATATCAGAAGATGCCTCGAGATCCAAAGTGTTTAAAATGTAACATCATGCCAGAAATATGCAAAATTCCAGTGTATCCTACTTACTGAACTCATGACCTCTAAAGTGTTTCATGCCATCAACCCATAGAGAAGATCCTTTTTACACCAAAAAGCTTGGACCCCATTGAATTTTTGTCAACTTCATTGATCCAGTGGCAGGATGCCCAGAAACTTCTAGTAGTTTCAAATGATTACTCAGAAATATTAGTATGAACTCTCATGTACTTCTAAAATAATACCAAAGAAGTTGGAGGCCTATGCTTATAGTGCCCAAATAGgccacaatttttatttatttatttatttatttttatttttttatttttaatccttTGATCAGTATAGTTCACAAATAGGCCCATTAGGGCCGTTACAGGAACACTTTTGTTTTTGGGATAAGTAATAATCCCAAGACAATCTTATCCAGAATAGTTAAATATTCGGTGAAAAGGATATACCTCTCATGGCTCCTTTTAGTCTTAAGGATTTTGAAATTAAGGTCAGCCAGGTATGAAAAAGATCATATGTGCTAAAAGCTTCGACACTAAAATTCTTCATCCAATTGGTGTGCTCTGGAATAGTAAGTCAAATTTCTatattcattttcctttttgcttGTTATTTACAGTGACTTGAATAGAGCATAAAATCgaaaaaaatcaaagtatttTCGGTCAATTAAAGGAATTCAAAATGCCACTTGCAtaggataaatatattttgagaaaCCCAAGACTAAAAAAGTTAATAGTACAGCTTTTGTATTAAAACTTCTTCAAGCTTATTCTATGCAATTAATAGGCTCAAATAAATGCATTGAGAACATATAGAATATCACTACAATGAATTCTAAAATGATAGTGTTAGAAATGAATCACAATACCAAACAAACATTTGTTGCCAACCCTAAAGCAAATTTGTAAGAAAATTTGTAATCAAAATGTGGGGGTAATAGACAACCATACCTGACCTTTCCGCAGCCTGTCTGACGGACACTTCAAGGCATCTTCAAGAAGTGAAACAACAGTTGATGAACAAGACGGATCCTGGCTGGAGTCGGCCAATGCATAGGCTTTCAGGAAGAAGGCCTCAAAAGATCTCTTGATTTTGATTGACTCCTCTGCTTTTTGAAGCCCTTCCTCACAATGACCAGTATCATATAAGATCCACCCCTCATAAACCAGTCGCTCATGTTCACTGGAAGCAAATTGGCGAGCTAATTGTAGACTTCGCATCGCTGCCTCAGGACAGTTCAACCTGATCAAGCAAACGTGTGAAAAATCTATAACTCCTACGTAAAAAGGACTCATTCTACAGCCTTAGGCAGAGAACAGAGCCAAATTCTGGACTTTACAGAACTGGAAATGATTCAGACAAGGAGACAAGATATTCAGATTCCATACAGAACACTATATGAAAAATTactcatcctttttttttttttttaaagcatgtATAAATCACAAATGACCAAATTATGCAAGCAAAAACATGGGTTAGTTGATGAAAACATAAGTGTGACACTAATCCTTTGCTTCAGGGATAATTTTACTACAGTGCCTTAAAAGATCCAAAGGAGCACACACCTCAGGAGAAGCAAAGACTGTCTGAAGTACAGAACCCCTTTTGCTGCATCAGATTCAAGCATCTGATAAATAACAGACAGAGACCCTATATCATCAACTGAAGACCACCGATCATACAATTGCAGCCAACAGTCTGCTGCTGTCCAATAATCTACATGCTCATGCACAAGAGTACGGAGCTGAGATGCTGCTGCCCGTCCTTCAAACATCCTATAATCAGGGGAGAGTGTGAGAATTGCCTGAACATCACAAAGGGCTGACTGGTAATCCTCAAGTGCTAGATATAAACAAAACCGAAGTTCCAAACATTCTAGTGCAAGTTTAAACCCAAGAATGCGATTGATCTCTGCAAGTGCAGCTTGAACATTCTGAGTTCTCATTAAGGAGGCAGCCCGATACATGTAGGGGTAAGTAAGAGTAGGGTCCAACTCAGTGGCTTTCTCAAGATCCTCCCAACACTTATCGCCTTCACAGTACAATGACCTCTCCTGGTGCATCCATCCAAGTGGGGTAACAGTGGAAATTACAGAGCTGAGCTTCTCATAAGCCCAAAGGTTATGGCCCTTGATGTAACCAATTCTAGCCAAAGCTGAAACAGAATATATATGGCCAGCATTCAAAGATGCCTCAAAAAGATGTTTGGCTTCTTCATATTCTTTCCTAAAGAGCCTCACACATCCTAACTGATGAAATGCCATCAGTCTCTGCCTGTCTGTTTCGGCAAATTCAATCAATCGTTCCAGGAAACAAACTGTTTTATAAGCCTGGGGATCAAGGTTTATTGCAACTTCACTTAATAAACAGTACAGGGAAAATGAAGCTGGCCCAACCATGATTGATATTTGTTGTCTACTAGTTTGGATAAATATTTCCACTACTCGATCGTCATTCAAACAATCAGGAAGATCACGCAAAAAAACTTGCAGACATGAGGCAGCTAAAATTGGCGTGTTCTCTTCAAGTGCATATTCTATGAGTTCCACTGCATCTTCTCTAGCAGAAACCAGAGATGCAAGTTTCCTATCGCAAGCATCTTTGAGCCTTTCACAACAAAACTTGTTTGCAAAAACTAATATTTCCAGCAGGAGATTTGTGGGAACCTCACCTAAACTACCTTTCATGCTAAACTCCTTCACTGCCCTCATACCTGACGGAGAGATATTGTTTTCAGAGAGATCAATTTCCTCACAAAGTGATTCTGTGAAACACCCGTTTAGCATAGCATTAAATGGAGCTGAAAGGCCAGAAATTTTTTTCctatcacaaaatattttctcatcTCCAATTCTAAAACTAACGTTTCTTAAAACTTGGTTCCCATACATCAGAACACTCACATGGGAATTAACATTTACATCAAGAGGAAGCTGAGATGCTACATCTACAGGTCCAAACTCCTGGGCACATTTACCACAGGTTCCAAGCAAGTCAGATATAAGCTCTTCCCCTTGTTTCTCATACTTCATCCATGCCCCAAACACGAGCTTCTCATGAAGGGTGCTAGCCTTCTGCCAAGCTGCACGGAGGCTTCTCCGCATCAATTTGAGCTCCCCTAGGCCCCTAAACACCTGAAACTGTAACAAATAGAGGCTCGACCTCTCTTGTGAAGGACATGACTCAAGTTCTTCATGAATTTGAGCTAAAACTTCTACGTAATCAGCAGGTTTAAAGAATGGTAGTATC
This genomic window from Carya illinoinensis cultivar Pawnee chromosome 7, C.illinoinensisPawnee_v1, whole genome shotgun sequence contains:
- the LOC122315836 gene encoding ETO1-like protein 1; this encodes MRTFFPSESCKETQLNAFNPQSWLQVERGKLSKLSSQPSSSSIESLIKVPEPPILPFFKPADYVEVLAQIHEELESCPSQERSSLYLLQFQVFRGLGELKLMRRSLRAAWQKASTLHEKLVFGAWMKYEKQGEELISDLLGTCGKCAQEFGPVDVASQLPLDVNVNSHVSVLMYGNQVLRNVSFRIGDEKIFCDRKKISGLSAPFNAMLNGCFTESLCEEIDLSENNISPSGMRAVKEFSMKGSLGEVPTNLLLEILVFANKFCCERLKDACDRKLASLVSAREDAVELIEYALEENTPILAASCLQVFLRDLPDCLNDDRVVEIFIQTSRQQISIMVGPASFSLYCLLSEVAINLDPQAYKTVCFLERLIEFAETDRQRLMAFHQLGCVRLFRKEYEEAKHLFEASLNAGHIYSVSALARIGYIKGHNLWAYEKLSSVISTVTPLGWMHQERSLYCEGDKCWEDLEKATELDPTLTYPYMYRAASLMRTQNVQAALAEINRILGFKLALECLELRFCLYLALEDYQSALCDVQAILTLSPDYRMFEGRAAASQLRTLVHEHVDYWTAADCWLQLYDRWSSVDDIGSLSVIYQMLESDAAKGVLYFRQSLLLLRLNCPEAAMRSLQLARQFASSEHERLVYEGWILYDTGHCEEGLQKAEESIKIKRSFEAFFLKAYALADSSQDPSCSSTVVSLLEDALKCPSDRLRKGQALNNLGSVYVDCGKLDLAADCYINALNIRHTRAHQGLARVHFLRNDKAAAYEEMTKVIEKAQNSASAYEKRSEYCNREFTKADLEMVTQLDPLRVYPYKYRAAVLMDSHKEKEAIAELSRAIAFKADLHLLHLRAAFRENVGDVLGALRDCRAALSVDPNHQEMLELHSRVNSHEP